ccaaatccaggggagaagggaggggtccccaaaatcccagtgccccaaattcccaccgGGAATCCCAAatctgggaaaggagggagggggatccccaaaatccccaaaatcccggtgccccaaattcccaccgggaatcccaaatccaggggagaagggagggatccccaaaatcccggtgCCCCCAATTCCCGCTGGGAATCCCAAATccgggaaaggagggagggggatccccaaaatccccaaattcccgccGGGAACGGCGCTGGGGAACctccaggagggatttggggggctcaggtGGCCTCACCTGGCTCAGAGCGAGGCCGTTCCCATCTCCCCGCCCCTCtttgatcccaaaattccccggATCTGAACTCCCCgagttttgggaattttgggaatttcgggaattccGCGTTTTCCTTGACGGGCGGGAACGTTCGACTCGGTGCAGAGCGCCCAGCGCGCCAAGGCCTCGCTCAACGGCGCCGACATCTACTCGGGCTGCTGCACCCTCAAGATCGAGTACGCCAAGGTGagagcacctggggacacctgggggacacctgagacagctggggacacctgagaacacctggggggacacctggggacacctgggggacacctggggacacctgagacagctggggacagctggggatatctgagacagctggggacagctgaggggacacctgggggacacctgagacagctggggacatctggggacacctggggacacctgagacagctggggacatctgagaacacctggggggacacctggggacatctggggacagctggggggacagctggggggacagctggggacacctgagacagctggggacagctggggggacagctggggacacctgagacagctggggacatctgagaacacctgagacacctggggacatctgagaacacctggggacacctggagggacagctggagacacctgagacagctggggacatctgggaccTCCGGgaacacctggggggacacctggggacatctgagaatacctgggaacacctggggagaCAGCTGcggacacacctggggacacctggggggacatctggggacacacctgggacacctggagatagctgggacacctggggacatctggagatatctgggacagctggggacacctgggacattTGacgggacacctggggacacacctgcaGATgtctgggggtacctggggacacactTGGGCACACCAGGGGgtacctgggcacacctgggcgcacctggggacacacctgggcacacatgggcacacctggagatatctgggggtacctggggacacacctgggcacacctgggggtacctgagcacacctggggacacacctggagatgtctgggggtacctggggacacacctgggcacacctgggggtacctgagcacacctggggacacacctggagatgtctgggggtacctggggacacacctgggggtacctgagcatacctggggacacacctgggcacacctggggacacacctggagatgtctgggggtacctggggacacacctggggacacacctgggcacacctgggggtacctgggcacacctggagaTATCTGGGGgtacctgagcacacctggggacacacctggagatacctgggggtacctgggcacacctggggacacacctggagatatctgggcacacctggggacacacctgggcacacctgggggtacctggggacacacctgggcacacctgggggtatctgggcacacctggggacacacctggggacacctgggggtacctgggcacacctgggcacacctggggactcACCTGGATATATCGGGgtacctgggcacacctggggacacacctggagatatctgggcacacctggggacacacctgggcacacctgggggtacctgggcacacctggggacacacctgggggtacctgggcacacctgggcaggtgcCAAAGCCCCTTCCCCGTTCcccccacccagcccagccgcctGAACGTGTTCAAGAACGACCAGGACACCTGGGACTACACCAACCCCAACCTGAGCGGGGCAGGTAATGCAACACCCGGCAACAGCCCCGCCCTGGGGGGGAccccggggggctgggggggtcacCTGGGCCAGGTGGGGGCAGGAGGGGCCAGGTTTGAGTTTCTGGGaggattcctgggattttgggggtttggagaagggaggggTTGTTTTGTCACCTGGAATGTGAGAGGGTTGGGGGGGTCACACCTGGAAAGGGATCAaacagctggggaggggtctcacagCTGGGATTGCACACCTGAGGAGGAGTCACACACCTGAGGAGGTGTCACACACCTGGAAAGGGGTCACACCTGGACAGGTCACACACCTGAGGAGGGGTCATACACCTGGACAGGTCACACACCTCAGGGGTCACACCTGGAGAGTTCACACACCTGGAGAGGGGTTAAACACCTGGACAGGGGTCACACACCTGGAGGGGTcacacacctggacaggggTCACACACCTGGAGGGGTCACACACCTGGAAAGGGGTCACACCTGGACAGGTCACACACCTGGAGAGGGGTCAAACACCTGGACAGGTCACACACCTGGAGGGGTCACACACCTGGAGAGGGGtcacacacctggacaggtcacacacctggacaggtcacacacctggggaggggtcacaCACCTGGAAAGGTCACACACCTGGAggggtgacacacctggggaggggtctcacacCTGGACAGGTCCCACACCTGGAggggtgacacacctggggaggggtcacacacctggacaggtcaCACATCTGGAGAGGGGTCACACCTGGAGGGGTCATACACCTGGAGAGGGGTcacacacctggacaggggTTAAACACCTGGACAGGGGTCACACACCTGGAGGGGtcacacacctggacaggtcaCACACCTGGAGAGGGGTCAAACACCTGGACAGGGGTCACACACCTGGAGGGGTCACACACCTGGAAAGGGGTCACACCTGGACAGGTCACACACCTGGAGAGGAGTCACACACCTGGAGGGGTCACACACCTGGAGAGGAGTCACACACCTGGAGGGGtcacacacctggacaggtcacacacctggggaggggtcacacacctggacaggtcaCACACCTGGAGGGGtcacacacctggacaggtcaCACACCTGGAGGGGtcacacacctggacaggtcacacacctggggaggggtcacacctggacaggtcacacacctggggaggggtcaAACACCTGGACAGGTCACACACCTCAGGGGTCACACCTGGAGAGGGATCACACCTGGACAGGTCACACACCTGGAGAGGGATCACACACCTGGAGGGGTCACACACCTGAGGAGGGGTCACACCTGGACAGGGGTCACACACCTGGAGGGGTCACACACCTGGAAAGGGGTCACACCTGGACAGGtcacacacctggggaggggtctcacatCTGGACAGGtcacacacctggggaggggtctcacacCTGGACAAGtcacacacctggggaggggtctcacacCTCAGGTGTCTCACACCTGGTCCAGGTGTaccagggacccccccccccacatTTCCCATCACCAGGTGTGGCCCCCCCCTCTCTTCCCCATCCATTTCTTCCtccggggctgggctgggggggattTCCAGAACATTCCTGAGGTTTGTGGGGCTCGGAGCTGGGGGGTCCTTCCCAAAAaacaggggggtcctgggggtccttcCCAAAAATGGGGGGGTCCTTCCCAAAAAACAGGGGGGTccttcccaaaaaatggggggggGTCCTTCCCAAAAAATAGGGGATCCCAGGGGTCCTTCCCAAAAATTGGGAGGTCCTGGGGGTCCTTCCCAAGAaattgggggtcccagggttcttcccaaaaaatgggggggTCCTTCCCAAAAAAtgagggggttctgggggtccttCCTAAAAAATGGGGGGTCCTTCCTGAAAAttggggggtccagggggtcCTTCCCAAAaactggggggtcccgggggttcTTCTCGAAAAATGGGGGGATCCTTCTCAAAAAATGGGGGGTCCAGGGGTtcttcccaaaaaatgggggggTCCTTCCTGAAAattggggggttctgggggtccttcccaaaaaatggggggtccagggggtcCTTCCCAAGAAATTGGGGGTCCCAAGGGTtcttcccaaaaaatgggggggTCCTTCCCAAAAAAtgagggggttctgggggtccttCCCAAAAATGGGGGGTCCTTCCTGAAAATGGGGGGGGTCTTTCCCGAAAAttggggggtccagggggtccttcccaaaaaatggggggtcccaggggttcTTCCCGAAAAActgggggggtcttgggggtccTTCCTGAAaattgggggggtcctgagggtcCTTCCCAAAAAATGTGGGGTCCTTCCCAAAAACTGGGGGATCCAGGGGGTCCTTCCCGAAaattggggggtcccaggggttcTTCCTGAAaattggggggtcctgagggtcCTTCCCAAAAAATGTGGGGTCCTTCCCGAAaatgggggggtcccaggggtccttcccaaaaaatgggaGATCCAGGGGTtcttcccaaaaaatggggggggTCCTTCCCAAAaattggggtgctgggggtgggggtttggggtttggggtttggccAATTCCGAGCACGTTCCGGGCGGATTCAGCCTcgcctcctcctcttcctcctcctcctcctcctcctcctcctcctcctcctcctgcacaaCCCTCACACCACACGGGGGGGGCCCAAAACTCACGGAGAAAACACCTGAACCAcgaaaaaaacaacaacaaccaaaataACAACAgccaaaataacaacaaaacaacagccaaaacaacaaccaaaataACAGAACAACAGCCAAAATAACAATCCAAACAACAGCACAACAAAACAACagccaaaacaacaacaaaaataacaaaacaacaaaacaacaaccaaagtaacaaaacaacaaccaaaataACAATCAAAACACAGcacaacaaaacaaccaaaacaacaacaaaacaacaacaaaacaacagccAAAGCAACAACCAAAATAACAGTCAAAACAACAGCACAACAAACCAACagccaaaacaacaaaacaacagaacaaCAACCAAAATAACAACagccaaaataacaaaacaacaacaaaacaacaaccaaaataACAAAGCAACAGCCAAAACAACAATACAACaaccaaaataacaaaacagccaaaacaacaaccaaaataaccaaaataacaaaacaacaaccaaaccaacaaaacaacagccaaaataacaaacaaagcaacaaaataacaaacaaaacaaccaacagAACAACagccaaaacaacaaacaaaacaacaaaacaactaaaataacaaacaaaacaacaaccaaaataacaaaacaacaaccaaaataacaaccaaaacaacaaaacaacagacaaaacaacaaccaaaacatcaaaacaacaaccaaacaacaaaacaacaacaaaacaccaccaccaccaccggCAGGACCCCCCGGCGAGGGACACGGCACATCCATCCACcaccaaattccccaaaaaaataatttctcatcccaaaaaaaattccaagcaggaatttaaaaaatcctCCAGGAGCCATTTCCggtggttttttattttttttttaggaattttctcTGAGGTACCAAAGAATTCCggggtttttttaggaatttggtACCATCGACACATTCCAAGAATATTTTGGcgtttttaaaatttttttttttagaaatttttttatttccaaagcacaaaacaaacaaaaaaaatctcggtggtttttaggatttttgtgAATATTCCGAGACACATTCCAAGAATATTCCAGGAATATTCCAAgaatgttttggtttggttttttttaggaattttttcatttccaaggcacaattttgggaggtttttgggaattctttcaCCACAGGTGAGTTTCCAAGAGCAAATTCcggtggtttggggtttttttgggaatttcacgAATTCCAAGAGCGATTTCACGGGAATTTTCTCACTTCCAAGACCCAATTCCGGTGGTTTTTTAGGAATTCAGCAACATGGACACATTCCAAGAACATTTCACAGGAATTCTCTCATTTCCAAGACACAATTTGGGcgaattttttgggaattctctcAACATGGACACACTCCAAGaacatttcctgggaattctctCACTTCCAGGACACAATTCCGGTGTTTCTTTGGGAATTCTCTCAACATGGACACATTCCAAGAACATTTCCTAGGAATTCTCTCATTTCCAAGACACAATTTGGGcgaattttttgggaattctctcATTCCCAAGGCACAATTCCGGTGGTTTTTTAGGAATTCAGCAACATGGACACACTCCAAGaacatttcctgggaattctctCACTTCCAAGGCACAATTTGGGcgaattttttgggaattctctcAACATGGACACACTCCAAGaacatttcctgggaattctctCATTCCCAAGGCACAATCCCGGTGGTTTTTTAGGAATTCAGCAACATGGACACATTCCAAGAACATTTCACGGGAATTCTCTCACTTCCAAGTCACAATTCCGGTGTTTCTTTGGGAATTCTCTCAACATGGACACATTCCAAGaacatttcctgggaattctctCCCTTCCAAGACCCAaattccagcacattccaggacCTTTCCCCCATCCCTGACCCCATTCCGAGGGATTTTAGGAATTCTCTCCCATCCAAGACTCAaattccagcacattccaggagCTTTTCCCCCATTCCCTGACCTCGTTCCGAGGGATTTGAGGAATTCTTTCCCTTCCAAGACCCAATTCCAGTTCTTTCAGGAACTTTTTCCCGTTCCATCACAAAATTCCAGCACTTTTAGGAACTTTTTCCCGTTCCATCACAAAATTCCAGCATTTCCAGGAACTTTTTCCCGTTCCATGTCACAATTCCAGAACTTCCAGGAACTTTTTCCTGTTCCATGTCACAATTCCAGCGGCTTCAGGAACTTTTTCCTGTTCCATGTCACAATTCCAGTGGTTTCAGGAACTTTTTCCTGTTCCATGTCACAATTCCAGCTCTTCCAGGAACTTTTTCCTGTTCCATGTCACAATTCCAGCGGTTTCAGGAACTTTTTCCTGTTCCATGTCACAATTCCAGCACTTCCAGGAACTTTTTCCTGTTCcatgtcacaaaattccagcgGTTCCAGGAACTTTTTCCTGTTCCATGTCACAATTCCAGCGGCTTCAGGAACTTTTTCCTGTTCCATGTCACAATTCCAGTGGTTTCAGGAGCTTTTTCCTGTTCCATGTCACAATTCCAGCGGTTTCAGGAACTTTTTCCTGTTCCATGTCACAATTCCAGCTCTTCCAGGAACTTTTTCCTGTTCCATGTCACAATTCCAGCTCTTCCAGGAACTTTTTCCTGTTCCATGTCACAATTCCAGCTCTTCCAGGAACTTTTTCCTGTTCCATGTCACAATTCCAGAGGTTTCAGGAACTTTTTCCTGTTCCATGTCACAATTCCAGCGGTTTCAGGAACTTTTTCCTGTTCcatgtcacaaaattccagtggTTTCAGGAACTTTTTCCTGTTCCATGTCACAATTCCAGCGGTTTTAGGAACTTTTTCCTGTTCCATGTCACAATTCCAGCGGTTTCAGGAACTTTTTCCTGTTCCATGTCACAATTCCAGCTCTTCCAGGaactttttccccttccatGTCACAATTCCAGCGGTTTCAGGAACTTTTTCCTGTTCCATGTCACAATTCCAGTGGTTTCAGGAGCTTTCCCGAGCGTCCCCGAGCTGCCTTgaccacccaaaaaaaccccaaccccaccaaatgtgtgctgggagctgctgggaacaTCCCAGGAACACCCCAGGAACACCAAAGAACACCCAGGAACACCTGGGAACATTCCAAGAACACTCCAGGAACACCCCAGGAACACCCAGGAACATTCCAAGAACACTCCAGGAACACCCAGGAATACACGGGAACACTCCAAGAACATTCCAGGAACACCCAAAGAACACCCAGGAACATTCCAAGAACACCCAGGAACACCCAAGAACACCAAAGAACACTCCAAGAACACCCCAGGAACATTCCAGGAACACCCAGGAACACCAAAGAACACCCAGGAACATTCCAGGAACACCCAGGAACATTCCAGGAACACCCAGGAACATTCCAGGAACACCCAGGAACACTTCAAgaacacccagggacacccaaaGAACACCCAGGAACATTCCAGGAACATTCAGGAACACCCAGGAACACTTCAAgaacacccagggacacccaaaGAACACCCAGGAACATTCCAGGAACATTCAGGAACACCCAGGAACATTCCAAGAACACCCAGGAACACCAAAGAACAGCCAGGAACATTCCAGGAACACCCAAAGAGCATTCCAAGAACACCCAGGAACATTCCAGGAATATTCCTGGAACACCCAAAGAACACCCAGGAACACCCAAAGAACACCCAGGAACATTCCAGGAACATTCCAAGAACATTCAAGAACACCCAAGAACACCCAGGAACACCCCAGGAACACCCAGGAACATTCCAAGAACACCCCAGGAACACTCAAGAACACCCAGGAAGCACCAAAGAACACCCAGGAACATTCCAGGAACACCCAGGAACATTCCAAGAACACTCGAGGAACACCAAAGAACACCCAGGAACATTCCAGGAACACCCAGGAACATTCCAGGAACACCCAAAGAACACCCAGGAACATTCCAGGAACACCCAGGAACATTCCAGGAACACCCAAAGAACACCCAGGAACATTCCAAGAACACCCAGGAACACCCAGGAACATTCCAGGAAACACCAAAGAACACCCAGGAACATTCCAGGAACACTCAAAGAACACTTCATGAGCACCCAGGAACACCAAAGAACACCCAGGAACACTCAAAGAACACTTCAAGAACACCCAGGAACACCCCTGGAACACCCAAAGAACACCCAGGAACACCAAGGAACACTCAAGAACACCCCAGGAACACCCAGGAACATTCCAGGAACATTCCAGGAACACTCAAGAGCACTCCAGGAAACACCAAAGAACACCCAGGAACATTCCAAGAACACCCCAAGAACATTCCAGGAACATTCCAGGAACACCCAAAGAACACCCCAGGAACACCCCAGGAACATTCCAGGAACACCCCAGGAACATTCCAGGAACACTTCAAGAACACCCAGGAACACCCAAAGAACACTCAAGAACACCCAGGAACATTCCAAGAACACTCCAAGAGCACTCAAGAACACCCCAGGAACACCAAAGAACACCCCAAGAACACCCAACAACACCAAAGAACACTCCAAGAACACCCAGGAACATTCCAGGAACACCCAGGAACATTCCAAGAACACCCAGGAACATTCCAAGAACACCCAGGAGCATTCCAAGAACACCCAGGAGCACCCAAGAACATTCCAGGAACACCAAAGAACACCCCAGCAACACCCCAAGAACACCCAAGACCACCCCAGCACCACTCCCACGCCCCGGGGGATCCCTGGGGCGCCTCCCTGGGCCCcgttttggggctgtttgtgCCGTTTCGGTGACTCTCGCTCCGCCTGTGCCGCAGGGGCCGCTCGGAGCAGCCGCGGGTAAGAGgagcccccccaaaaaaaagtgGGGCCCACCCAAAGGACTTTTTTGCCCCCCCCCAGCAGCTGTAAGTAGCccctggttgttttttttttgtcttttttttcttcttttccctccttttcctctttttccacccaaaaatgAAGCGCCCGAGGTTGTCCGAGGAGGGAGGAGTtgaccaaaattaaaaaaaccccaaaattttctgactctcccccccccccaaaaagccTGGGTTTGGTCCTGGGGGCTCGTTAGCGCCGTTAATTAGCGATTGTTGGGGTAATTAACAACCCTTGGGGGGTCACTGATGAGTTTTGGGGGTGCTCAGGGGGTGGAAAATCTCTGGGAGGGGCCcaaattctccctttttttggggtggggtcgCCCCCAGTGGGAGCCCCCCCACCCTGAGCTGGGTGTGTgttcccctccccctcctccattcccctcccccattcccctcccccatccccattcccctcccccattcccctcccccatccccatccccttccccattcccctcccccattcccctcccccattcccctcccccattcccattcccatccccctcccccatccccattcccttCCCCCATTCCTCTCCTCCATTCCCCTCCCCCATCCTCATTcccctcccccattcccatcccccattcccattcccctcccccattcccctcccccattccccattcccctcccccattcccctccccattcccctcccccattcccctccccccttcccctcccccattcccttccccattcccctcccccattcccctccccctcccccatcccctccccatccccctcCCCCATTcctctcccccatcccctcccccaTTCCTCTCCCCCATTCCCTTCCCCCAttcccctcccccttccccttcccctcccccctcctcccttcccctcccccatccccctcccccctcccccctcccctccccattcccctcccccattcccctccccattcccctcccccatccactcccccattcccctcccccattcccctccccccttcccctcccccctcctcccttcccctccccccttcccctccccccttcccctccccccccaggaGACCCCGGTGGGAACCCCAACAAGCGGCAGCGGCAGCCGCCCCTCCTGGGGGACCACCCGGCCGAGTACGGTACGtgggggctggcctggggggcttggggggggtttgggggggctgggggcaggtttgggggggtttggggaaggtttggggggctgggggcaggtttgggggggtctggggcagttttgggggggtttggggcaggtttgggggggtttgggggggctgggggcaggtttgaagagatttgggggATGTGGGGGCAGATCTGGGGGGGTTgagagggggtttgggggggctgggggaaggtttgggggggtttggggcagaTCTGGGAGGGTTGGGGctgatttgggggggtttgggggaaggtttgggggggttgggggggtttgggggggctaGGGGAAGgtttgaggagatttgggggtgttgagggcaggtttggggaggtttgggaaaGGGTTGGGGGGGTTTGTGGGAGTgtgggggcagttttgggggggttgagggaaggtttgggggggcttggggggttgggagaaggtttgggggggtctggggaaaatttgggggggtttgagggggtttggggggcctggggacagggctggaggggttgagggaaggtttgggggggtttgggggggtttggggcaggtttgaggggggtggggggggttgagggaaggtttgggggggttgggtcaagtttggggaggtttgggggggtttggggcaggtttgggggggtttgaggggttgGGGGCaggtttgagggggtttggggcaggtttcggggggctgggggcagatctgggggggtttggggaaggtttggggggtttggggcaggtttgggggggctgggggaggtttgggggggtttcggggggctgggggcagatctggggggggttgggggaaggtttggggggtctctcTGGGGGTCTCCCCCCAGTCCTCTCCAGTCTCTCACCGGGGCTCTCGGGGGTCTCAGGAGTTTCAGGGGTCTCTCTGGGTttctctggggtctctggggggtctctgggggtctctgggggtctcccCCAGTCCCCTCCATCCTCTCACCGGGGCTcccgggggtctcaggggtttcAGGGGTCTCTCTGGGGgtgtctctgggggtctctgggtttCTCTGGGTTtctctggggggtctctgggtttctctggggggtctctgggggtctccccccagtcccctccatCCTCTCACCGAGGCTcccgggggtctcaggggggtctctggggtctctctgggggtctctggggggtctctgggtttCTCTGGGTGTCtcagggggtctctgggggtctcccCCAGTCCTCTCCATCCTCTCACCGGGGCTcccgggggtctcaggggtctcaggggtttcAGGGGGTCTCTCTGGGTTTCTCTGGGGGTCTCCCCCAGTCCTCTCCATCCTCTCACCGTGGCTcccgggggtctcaggggtttcAGGGGTCTCTCTGGTGTCTCAGGGGGTCTCTGGGTCTCTCTGGGGGTCTCCCCCAGTCCTCTCCATCCTCTCACCGGGGCTcccgggggtctcaggggtttcAGGGGTCTCTCTGGGTAtctttgggggtctctgggggtctcccCCAGTCCCCTCCATCCTCTCACCGAGGCTCCCGGGGGTCTCAGGCTCCCCCCGCTGCCCCCCAGGTGGTCCCCACGCCGGTTACCACCACGGCCACTACCA
The Poecile atricapillus isolate bPoeAtr1 chromosome 31, bPoeAtr1.hap1, whole genome shotgun sequence DNA segment above includes these coding regions:
- the LOC131590037 gene encoding uncharacterized protein LOC131590037 isoform X2; this translates as MFLGVPGCSWNVPGCSLGVPGMFLGVPGMFLGVLWVFLECSWVFLECSWVFFGVPRVFLECSWVFLECSWVFFGASWVFLSVPGVFLECSWVFLGCSWVFLGVLECSWNVPGMFLGVLWVFLGVLWVFQEYSWNVPGCSWNALWVFLECSWLFFGVPGCSWNVPGLFLGVPGMFLGVPGMFLGVPGMFLGVLWCSWVFLECSWGVLGVFFGVLGCSWVFLECSWVFFGCSWNVLGVFPCIPGCSWSVLGMFLGVPGVFLECSWNVPRCSWVFFGVPGVFLGCSQQLPAHIWWGWGFFGWSRQLGDARESS
- the LOC131590037 gene encoding uncharacterized protein LOC131590037 isoform X1, which gives rise to MFFECSWNVPGCSLVFPGMFLGVPGCSWNVPGCSLGVPGMFLGVPGMFLGVLWVFLECSWVFLECSWVFFGVPRVFLECSWVFLECSWVFFGASWVFLSVPGVFLECSWVFLGCSWVFLGVLECSWNVPGMFLGVLWVFLGVLWVFQEYSWNVPGCSWNALWVFLECSWLFFGVPGCSWNVPGLFLGVPGMFLGVPGMFLGVPGMFLGVLWCSWVFLECSWGVLGVFFGVLGCSWVFLECSWVFFGCSWNVLGVFPCIPGCSWSVLGMFLGVPGVFLECSWNVPRCSWVFFGVPGVFLGCSQQLPAHIWWGWGFFGWSRQLGDARESS